Part of the Lolium rigidum isolate FL_2022 chromosome 6, APGP_CSIRO_Lrig_0.1, whole genome shotgun sequence genome, CCACTGAAATTGACTTGCGTCGCATCAACTCATGTATTCTTTTCGTCAACAGTTGAGATACATAGCCTATACAGTATACACCGTGCTAGGCTCAATAGCGAGTAACGACACACTGGCACGCACAAAATTAGTCATAAATATACTAAGTTAAAATACTGCAATCCTCACACCTTACTCGAGCTCGCCGTTGGCGCTCGAACACCTGACCCTTAATTAGTTACCCAAACTCAGTACGCACCAGCTGAGGCAGGCGAAATCAGAATTCAGAAGAGAACGTATCATCAATCCTCAAATCACAATGCACGGATAACGGATCAGCTCTTGACGCCGAGCGGCATGGGTATGCCGTCCTGGACAGCAACCACCGGCAGCAACTCTTGCTTGCAGTCCATGGGCGGCAGCAGATTGCCCTCCTCGACGAGCACCCTCCCGACAAGACGCAGCAGCGTCTCCTCCAAGTCCTTGCCGTCGCTCCAGGGGTGCACCTCGGCCTGGAGCAGGCCAGGGTTCTCGCAGATGAGGTCCCACACGGGGAAGCCCTTGCGCGGCATCATGAAGTCCTCCCTCTCCAGGCGCAGCGACGGGCAGTAGTCGCCGCGGCCGTCTCCGAGGTAGATGAACAGCTTCTTGCCGCCGTCCGCCTCAGCGGAGGCGCGGATGCTGTCGACCACCTGGCCCTTGCACATGTTGGGCGGGCAGGTGCCGAGGCCGCAGCCGTGCGGGCCGGAGTGGAAGTCGTGGTGCGGCGCGATGCGGAGGCGGCCGTCGGCGTCGACGCGGCTCGGGTTGGTGTTGATCTCGGAGAAGTAGCCCCGGAGGCCGTGGTGGTCGAGGATGGTCTCGATGAAGAAGCGGTTGGCGTCGCTGAGCACCCTGAGGTCGCAGCCGAGGCCGTAGGCGGCCTTGATGGCGCTGACGACGTGCGGGTCGATGGGCGCCGCCTTGAGCACCTCGGCGACGTCGTGGAGCGTCTTGCCCCGCGCGTGCAGCTCCCCCATGACGGTGTCGATGAGGGTGTTCCACGGCATGGTGGGCAGGAGGTGGTCGAACAGCTCGGTGGCGCCGAGGCCGTCGACGACCCAgttgtcgctgtcgacgtcgatgATCGTCTTGTCGAAGTCGAACACCACCACGACGCCGGCCATCTTCTTGCAGCGGCGAGTACTGTGCGTGCGCGCGTGTGTCTCAAGCTGTTGCGATGAGGAGAGGGTCTGGACGCGGTGGCGGGGCTTATAGTGCGCCTGGAACGCGGGGAGATGCCGAGCGAATATTACGAGATGCCTAAGAATAGTGGTAGGAATCGGAATTGCTTCTCCGGCGCCTTGGAGATCCGTCTTGATTAGCCGCCTCTAATTCCGGAAGTCACGCGTGTAACGATTAACGAATCCGTTTTGGTTTTGGGCCCCGTTTTGGTTTCGTTTGATTTGATGCCGTCGCATATGCGGGTTCGTGGCCGGGGCAATCTTATACGACCTGGTCGTACGCCCATCTTATACGACCAGATTTTTTGAGCGACACGTGGGTTCCCCGTATCACAGAGCACCAAAGTTTCTCTTCCCAAGCAATTCAGTTATGTCTTCTCCAGCGGCGGTTGCCAAAGGCCTGGTGAGGCAAGGAGACGCTGAAGGAACCGGAGCGGCCATGGCGGATCAACGTTATCTGGTGGTTGATGTTGGGGCTCGCCGCCCATGAAGCCAGGCAGCCATGACGAGGAGATGCTTCATCTTCAACGGCCATGCGCGGTGCCGGAATCTCAAAGAAATCAGGCCACGATTCTTAATTCCTAGTTACCTAATCCCGATTCCCACGTCGAGCACATCATTCCCGAGCCTCTGATCCCCGGGGGATAACAGCTATGCCAGTTGATCTGCCGACGAGCGTGGACGTACGCCAGTCGATCCGCGGACAAGCGTGGCCATGTACGCCGGGGAGAAGTGCTAGCTCAGGTAGATCAGCCAACGAGCGTTTATGACGGCGTCGGGGGAGTGCAGCGAGCGCCGGCAGATCCGCCGACGAGCATGGCCGTGGAGAAAATTGCTAACTGTGAATTGGGGATAAGGCACTTTGTCTGCTTTGAGATTCGTTTTTACAGCTTGGTCAAGCGCAGGAGTTGGTCCACCGATGGGAGCCATACTACCCAAGTCGTATATGATTTGTTTCCTTCCACTACACCATAGTTGATTATTAAGACCCACAAAAAAGCGACTTAAAAATAGCAAAAGTGCTTTTAGAAATTTTTGAAGGTAAAAAAAGTGTTGTGTGAAATAGGGTAGGGAAAATTCGTTTAAGGCATTattgaaaagtgcctctaaaaatagATGTTTTAAGGCGCTTTTGAAAATGCTTTTAAAAATAGGTTTTTTGAGGCACTTTGAAAAATGCCTTACATTATTTTTCCCAATtgctaaaaagtgcttggatGCTACCGGTCATACCGAGTACTCGCTCGTGGGCCGTTGGATTCGCTCTGGACGGACCGGTCTCGCGCGGGTCTGGCGACCCAAACCCACCTGGACCCGGACCGTTTCCCACCTGAACCCGAATCGATCTCTACCTGGGTTTTTGTTGTTTTTTGTGTCGATTCAGAGACATCCCTTCCTCCCCGGACGATTTCTCCTCCCATTTCTCTTCCTTTCTCTTCTCTTCGTCAAGCGATCCCAGATTCCTCTCGCGCTAGGGTTTCGGTGGCTGGTGCCGGCGATTCTGGTGGTGGAGCGCGGCGATCTCTGGTGGCGGAGGGTGGCGATCTCGGATACTGGGCTCGTGCGGGGAGGAGGCGTTCTGTTCTTCGCCGTAGGAAGGCTCGCTCGTTGGCGTAGTGTGAGCCCCGCGCGTTAGTGCCTCTACACTGGTTGGACGGGATGGGCTGCACGTGTTTGTGTATAGCTGCAAGATCGATCAAACTTCTTATCTACTAAGTACAATACATCGAACAAGCACACCCaggctgtcgttgcctaatcgacggtacctcggaggagggatcctcacgagggggagaagaagtaggggccatagggcggagagtcctcgggacggtggtacgtgatttacccagcttcgaaacacctgctcgaagatagggcctactgttgcttgtttgggcgctttcgcgttgttacaatgagttttggttgtgcctctagggctcccaggatccggcttatataggcgctcggatctagggtttacacggagagtcctggccggaatacaagttacctaGCTACGGTAcgttgtcttgccgtgtacgtcaaggatccgccttcccttacatgtcgtaccggatccggctacccctaaagggccaggccggatccgactccCAGTGTCGGttcggtggatccggctccttgttcctgggctggacttcatccatcttgatctacaacaactgggccgcccgatgggcctcatgccaccatcaccgtctatgggccacccggacttgccggatccaggcactgtcgatggtacacccatgaagaatACCCACAACACAGGCATGCCTGAACTAACCCTGTCATCCTAACTCGTCTCACtagcgaaaacaaaagaaatgTTATTGATATGCACATAGGTATTTATAAGTCAATTAATACGCATAAATATAATGAATCTTGTTGTATAATTTTTTTTGCTTGTAAATTTAGGTGTTGTATATTTTTAGGATACCCACTTCATATTTCCAAAATTAATTTTGCGCTAAAATGTTCAACTGTAATCATTGTTTTCCAACCAAGATCCAAATATTCTTTTGATCCTTTTCATGGATATCCATCAGATCAATGGAGTACATTATATCAGAGATAGAATTCCCTCTCATGTCGCTCCCCCAGGGCGGCATCGGGGTGAAACCCTAGCATTGTCGAAGACAaatctgaaaggatcgtatgccacacctagaggggggtgaataggtgctaaccaatttttagttctttttcaatttaggcttgacacaaaggtaaattctctagatatgcaactaagtgaatttacctatatgacaaggttatcaactaagcaagatatagctacgcaatatataggagatagaataggatagaggtaaccgagagtggagcacgcgatgacacggagatgattcccgtagttcccttcctttgcaagaaggtacgtctacgtttggaggagtgtggttgctacgcaagccaaaccaacagccacgaaggcttcactcagatctcttgtgagcaacgccacgaaggcctagcccacttccactaagggatttcctcgaggcggaaaccgggcctttacaaggttcttggggcacacatccacaaccgaattggaggctcccaaatctgtaacaatacaacaatcaataacaacacatcaacataaatcaactagggaaccaaataggaacactagcatgagatccctcaaacaaatgagggggaaatgaaaatcgcttcggtgaggatgtagatcgatggcttctccttcgaatctccaaagatcaagagctttggttgggggaggaaggatatcttgcaaatcttgtgttcttgaggtggctctaatggtggtgaagcttggcagatatttcttgcaatgattgagcaaaggggaaggaagaagaagaggggtataaatacccctcctcaaaatccagccgttgagccttccgggggaccggataatccggcctaagtaagggccggataatccgccccccggataatccggcctcaagcacaaaaccgggacaatgtccggccaaatgtccggcctcacatcagactcacttttcttcaggtccttagccatttttcgaggggccggatatttccgaaatgtccggcccggataatccggccctgggacaaaaccaggacaatatccgggcaaatgtccggcccctatactgagcagcaattcctcaggtccttagacgaaaaactgggggccggatattttggaaatatccggcccggattatccggcctgatgaactttttgctgattctttttgacagcactgaccacatccaacacacatacaaatatatctatataatccctgtaccacttaaccaaacattagtgtatcacatacattgacatcaaagactcaaaacataatatgagagatgttctttcaatctccccctttttggtgtttgatgacaatatacggatttgcaagagaaacactatagagacaagcatgatggcaaacatagaggcactccccctacatgtatgcatataagtaatttgcatttgaatacaaatacacaacacataggagcgaggtgcctcaacactagaggtatccttcatgagctctaacaagagacatatacatatatgaagttgagataggatgctagaagtcatacccatgtgtagatatataatacagagatatagcatcacacataatataatagtcttgatctcaacatatagaaatccgaaaaccataacaatgtctcacaccacatagcacatagttttaaacagaacacaaccaaagcaaatagttcaaataagatggaacacaagcaataaaggaatgataaacgcatatgcttgtgcccaaaccatgcaaatccccgagagagttcctaatagaacacttctccccctttggcatcgaaacgccaaaaaggggacaagcgcgatgctactcgccccatggggatcactcggaggcatcttcatcatcggactcgtacgccgcttcttcttcttcctcttcttcatcagtgtcaggagcatccggagagcggcgagtgaggctggacctttgaatgcaactatcaagatcactccacggaacctgtgcagaatgccacccactataacctgggtgaactggaggctgaggcgggggtccttgctcaccactgagcttgtgcagaataaccgcctgagtatgcttaatctcagaacgctctcggctggccgcatagttctccttatggatctcaatgttcatgcaaaggatgtgacgctgaaaccaactaagcctgCTTACTTGTTTCTTCATAACCGGGAGATCAGGATGGCGAGctggagcaaaaccactagaacgagcatcacccatgaaggagtcaggtgcAGGAACAGCAGAAGAGACTGGCTTAAGcttgtaagccttcttgacaGAATGCTTCACCAAAGGGTACCCGCTCAAGTATACACCATCCCcggccacagagttgttgatgaggagctggatatatggtgcataaggtatagtGGTCCGGGataccatggcatcatgaatctcattgaaaatgaagtccatgacatcaatagTGTAGTTACGTTCCTCATTAGTATCACGGGCACACCtaaagctgaggtgcataagatccacaagagttccccggtgacaaggtattaattcgtcaatgcctacggattgtagactagggtttagttggatgtagagggcaagtagatctcgaaggtttcagccgaaaagtactcgacgaatatgaaactagggtttggaaaacaatgattcgatcctttcttcgtccctcgactcccccttatataggaggtggagccgagggattcgtattgtacaagttacagagttcgggaaggtttctaactcctcccgcaggattacaaataatgcttcctattacaattctaactttccttaacaatatcttgggcttccgagtcttcttaatcttcgggtaatgggccttcaataaacccagggtactatctttggcaggcccactggggatgcctatgtcagtagcccccgagattttgcttgaatcgtagagtcagggaaaatctccactgtttatttttactcgacaatttaaaacttttctatatttcttcacataaatttctatattgtgcagggataatggtaattggggctagttcatctaacggatcaggtactacttaactgctctagtggcaatccgcaagaacctacttcaaaatcacgtccccggacatgatctcgggatactggtgtaaacttcgacaggtgccgcttaaggtcttaccattctgtcgagtcccagtcatatttatcgggtacctaacgcgtcagttaggatttttcttcatatctcgttgatacggataaaagtagcaaaccgacgtcggagatggcgccacgcctcacgtaacggatctggggtcttaccttcgcaaagttttgcggcattcagaaattgatcgcaacttttggcgttctgagaatatattgtcgagtgcttattcggctgttggaatggcacattttattgagtcaaagatgacttatattgctctcccgatgggagtatatgcagagttatttataactcgaaatatactcttttgccctTCTacctttcttcttttcattctttctttctttttttttaacttcatcgggcacgcgaacagcgttcccgatgggagtagccccccaggctacagccaagaacttgtgcttggttgtaggctccacgccttatgccgctatattttctttctctcccgaagttttataatttctcgggtgcgcgaacagcgctcccgatgggagtagcccccgaggctatgaacaaatatttgtatttgatcataggctcatgccatttctattttgtctttcttgatcttttcattttttcaaagtagcccccgaacatttgatcaaaggctctctaatatttttgcatgtcgccttttttatgccgctgttgagtcgaatttttctctctgacaaggtgacgttattgctgacgatagccacgattgcgaaTCCGAAAATTgcgagaagttttctcccgctgccctgcgggcccaaattatccattatcttgatacgtcgtgtaggtgggggacacacgtcctccgtttTTCCtagcgcacgtaccgtaacttctccaatgttaaaatacttttttacccttgtttctacgtggttatcatctgccgcaccccttttccatccaacggtccgccgctttgccgcacctctatataagatctccttcttcttcctcgagcacttccgctcgcgccgttctcctactctcctctgcaaaacctcctcctgcgccccacaattccctaagctcatcttctccaagctgtattcctgcgccattgttgatgccaccacgtcggttgatcaagcgcagcacgcctgaatcgtcaatggctgccgcagatctgggaagcgcagaatgggaaaggtccaaaatttcctcttaggacatcaatctcttgaagaagctagggattagcaagaagcccaaggcgctgtgcttccctagtgaagaaagctacccaacccctccaatggggtatcgggtaagtttcgtcgaccatctcatccgcggtctttccgcccccattcatcctttcctccgtggattgctttttgtttatggtcttcaacttcaccacctcacacccaactcaatcctccatatctccattttcatcaccctctgtgaggccttccttggcgtccagcctaactgggcactatggaagcgcattttcttttgtcgccgcaatggctctcccaatgtcgcctataatataggcggcgttgttatttctgttcgccccacagtcgattacttcgacgtcaaactccctgactcatttcaagggtggcgcaagaagtggttgtacattcaggaggagaaccatggatgcgctgaagacaacatccctcctttcgatggtgccgagaaaatccttcgccgccgctcctgggatgcagaggctaccgaggaagaaaaaacgtcgacagaggccttgatgactcgcatccatgagttgcaaaatactcgcggcaaagaattatcaggtatccaaatcacagcgtattttcttagaaccagagtgcagcctcttcaggctcgcaaaaaccctctctggaagtatgctggcgatgaggactgatacgtctccgacgtatcgataatttcttatgttccatgccacattattgatgttatctacatgttttatgcacactttatgtcatattcgtgcattttctggaactaacctattaacaagatgccgaagtgccggttctcgttttctgctgtttttggtttcagaaatcctagtaacgaaatattctcggaatcggacgaaatcaacgcccaggttcctattttcaccggaagcatccagaacacacgagaaggaccagaaggggggcactgggcccccagaccataggccggcgcggcccaggccctggccgcaccgccatatggtgtggtcgccccttcgatcctctgacgccgcctcttcgcctatataaagcccctggatcgaaaaccctgacacgttcgacgaaacccacagaaaccttccagagccgccgccatcgcgaagccaagatctgggggacaggagtctctgtttcggcacgccaccgggatggggaagtgcccccggaaggcttctccatcaacaccgctgccatctccaccgccatcttcatcaccgctgctgctcccatgaggagggagtagttctccatcgaggctcggggctataccggtagctatgtggttcatctctctcctatgtacttcaatacaataatctcatgagctgctttacatgattgagattcatatgatgatgcttgtaatctagatgtcattatgctagtcaagtgagttttacttatgtgatctccggagactccttgtcccacgtgtgtaaaggtgaccagtgtgtgcaccgtgtgggtctcttaggctatatttcacagaatacttattcactgatgaatggcatagtgaggtgcttatttatatctctttatgattgcaatgtatttgtatcacaatttatctatgtgctactctagtgatgttattaaagtagttttattcctcctgcacggtgtaatggtgacaagtgtgtgcatccgtgttagtacttggtttaagctatgatcatgatctcttgtagaatatgaagttaactattgctatgattgtattgatgtgatctattcctcctacataagcatgaaggtgacagtgtgcatgctatgttagtacttggttagtCGAATTgacctttcatgcactctaaggttacttaaatatgaacattgaattgtggagcttgttaactccggcattgagggttcgtgtaatcctacgcaatgtgttcatcatccaacaagagtgtagagtatgcatttatctattctgttatgtgatcaatgttgagagtgtccactagtgaaagtgtaatccctaggccttgttcctaaatatcgctatcgctgcttgtttactcgttttcattgcgttactactgctgcaatactaccaccatcaactacacgccagcaagctattttctcggcaccgttgctactgctcatacttattcataccacctgtatttcactatctcttcgccgaactagtgcacctattaggtgtgttggggacacaagagacttcttgctttgtggttgcggggttgcatgagagggatatctttgacctcttcctccccgagttcgataaaccttgggtgatccacttaagggaaacttgcttgctgttctacaaacctccgctcttggaggcccaacaccgtctacgggaaaaggaggggaagtagacatcaagctattttctggcgccgttgccggggacctgaaggaacaagctttcctccctcgtcaaccacgcgccagtcctggacagcatcaagtattttctggcgccgttgccggggaggaaaggtaaaaggtactcacacttcgGACcttggctaccaagctattttccggcgccgtaagtactcaaagctatttcctttagatcctgcaattgcaactttttgtttcttgtttacactagtttggcataatggacaaaaatgagcttcttatgctatttcctgatttaaaacatggattgtttgatgcgaaaattaaaaaacctatggaatcttatttgcatgctggtagtaatattagtatgaacgctttgaacaccattgttgataataatatagaaagttctaagcttggggaagctggttttcatgatctttttagtcccccaagaattgaggagaaaattttctttgatgatactttgcctccaatttatgatgattataatgatagtggtcttttggtgccacctactatggagagtaaattttgttgtgattatactatgccacctacacttgatgagaataataatgatagctactttgttgaatttgctcccgctattactaataaaattgattatgcttatgtggagagtaattattttatgcatgagactcatgataagaatgctttaagtgatagttatattgttgagtttgctcatgatgctactgaaagttattatgagagaggaaaatatggttgtagaaattttcatgttactaaaacacctctctatgtgctgaaatttttgaagctacacttgttttatctttctatgcttgttgcattatgcttcttcaacttgtttatttacaagattcctatgcataggaagcatgttaggcttaaatttgtttcatacttgcctcttgatgctctcttttgcctcaaatactatttcttgcgaatgcatcattaaaactgctgagcccatcttaatggctataaagaaagaacttcttgggagataacccatgtgttattttgctacagtactttgttttatatttgtgtcttggaagttgtttactactgtagcaacctctccttatcttagttttgtgttttgttgtgccaagtgaagcctctaatcgaaggttgatactagatttggatttctgcgcagaaacagatttctatctgtcaccaatctgggctgttttctctgtagaaaaatcagaaaaatatgccaatttacgtgcgtgttcctcagatatgtacacaactttcattagttttgagttttctgatctgagcaacggaagtatttattaaaaattcgtctttacggactgttctgttttgacagattctgccttttatttcgcattgcttctttcgctgtgttgggtggatttctttgttccattaccttccagtagctttgagaaatgtccagaagtgttaagaatgattgggtcacctctgaacatgtgagtttttgattatgtactaacccctctaatgaagtttatgagaagtttggtgtgaaggaagttttcaagggtcaagagaggaggatgatatactatgatcaagaagagtgaaagctctaagcttggggatgccccgtggttcacccctgcatatatcaagaagactcaagcgtctaagcttggggatgcccaaggcatccccttcttcatcgacaacattatcaggttcctcccctgaaactatatttttattccatcacatcttatgtgcttttcttggagcgtctgtgtgtttttgttttttgttttggtttgaataaatgcttgtgtgggagagagacacgctccgcttgttcgtatgaacacatgtgttcttagctcataatattcatggcgaagtttcttcttcgttaaattgttatatggttggaattggaaaatgatacatgtagtaaattgctataatgtcttgggtaatgtgatacttggcaattgttgtgctcatgtttaagctcttgcatcatacactttgcacccattaatgaagaaatacatagagcatgctaaatttggtttgcatatttggtttctctaaggtctagataatttttagtattgagtttgaacaacaaggaagacggtgtagagtcttataatgttttcaatatgtcttttatgtgagtcttgctgcaccggttcatccttgtgtttgtttcaaataagccttgctagcctaaaccttgtatcgagagggaatacctctcatgcatccaaaatacttgagccaaccactatgccattcgagtccaccatacctacctactacatggtatttctccgccattccaaagtaaattgcttgaagtgctacctttaaatttctatcctctacctttgcaatata contains:
- the LOC124666536 gene encoding inorganic pyrophosphatase 2-like — translated: MAGVVVVFDFDKTIIDVDSDNWVVDGLGATELFDHLLPTMPWNTLIDTVMGELHARGKTLHDVAEVLKAAPIDPHVVSAIKAAYGLGCDLRVLSDANRFFIETILDHHGLRGYFSEINTNPSRVDADGRLRIAPHHDFHSGPHGCGLGTCPPNMCKGQVVDSIRASAEADGGKKLFIYLGDGRGDYCPSLRLEREDFMMPRKGFPVWDLICENPGLLQAEVHPWSDGKDLEETLLRLVGRVLVEEGNLLPPMDCKQELLPVVAVQDGIPMPLGVKS